In one window of Camelina sativa cultivar DH55 chromosome 15, Cs, whole genome shotgun sequence DNA:
- the LOC104744775 gene encoding transcription factor MUTE yields the protein MSHIAVERNRRRQMNEHLKSLRSLTPCFYIKRGDQASIIGGVIEFIKELQQLAQVLESKKRRKTINRPSFPYDHQTIEPSILAASTTRVPFSRIENVMTTSTFKEVGACCNSPHANVEAKISGSNVVLRVVSRRIVGQLVKIISVLEKLSFQVLHLNISSMEETVLYFFVVKIGLECHLSLEELTLEVQKSFVPEGIIVSTN from the exons ATGTCTCACATCGCTGTTGAGAGGAATCGAAGAAGACAAATGAACGAGCACCTTAAATCCCTTCGTTCTTTAACTCCTTGTTTCTATATCAAAAGG GGAGATCAAGCTTCGATAATTGGAGGAGTGATAGAGTTCATCAAAGAGCTGCAGCAATTGGCCCAAGTTCTTGAGTCCAAGAAACGTAGAAAGACAATAAACCGACCTTCTTTTCCTTATGATCACCAAACAATTGAGCCATCCATTTTAGCCGCCTCCACCACCCGGGTACCGTTTAGTCGAATCGAGAATGTAATGACCACGAGTACTTTCAAGGAGGTAGGAGCATGCTGCAACTCTCCTCATGCTAACGTAGAAGCCAAGATCTCAGGCTCTAACGTTGTACTGAGAGTTGTCTCTAGGCGAATCGTGGGCCAGCTCGTGAAGATCATCTCTGTCTTGGAGAAGCTATCTTTTCAGGTTCTCCACCTCAATATTAGTAGCATGGAGGAGACGGTCTTATACTTTTTCGTTGTTAAG ATAGGACTGGAGTGTCACTTAAGCTTGGAGGAACTAACTCTTGAAGTTCAGAAAAGCTTTGTACCTGAAGGAATCATCGTCTCTACCAATTAA
- the LOC104744777 gene encoding RNA-binding protein cabeza, with product MSKEEFMKIQTCVLKVNIHCDGCKHKVKKILQKIEGVFTTKIDSEQGKVTVSGSVDPSVLIKKLAKSGKHAELWGAPKGNNNPNQSQLPDQFKGMQIDNKKGGGGGGGNNNNNKKGPKAGGGGGGGGGGGNSNAPKMSQQLNPQQMQQLQQLQKLKGFQDLKLPPQLKGSVPMNKNQNQKGVKFDVPEDDDDDDDFSDEFDDEFTDDDEDDEFDDEFDDLPPLSNKMKPNAQQMMPNAQQMMMNAQKNANLGGGPAKNGGKGAPGGGGGGKGGPGGGGGNQNQGGGKNGGKNGGGGGHPQDGKNGGGGGPNGGKKGNGGGGPMAGGPPGGFRPMGGGGAPPNMSMSMGGPMGMGGSMGNIPAVQGLPATGPGGVPAGYFQGVGSDPMQQQQQQQQQYLAAVMNQQRAMGNERFQPMMYARPPPAVNYMPPNPHQYPNPHPYPYPYPYPPPYGNDQYSHAFSDENTSSCDIM from the exons atgagtaaagAAGAGTTCATGAAGATCCAG ACTTGTGTTCTTAAAGTGAACATACACTGTGATGGCTGTAAGCACAAAGTCAAGAAAATCTTGCAGAAAATCGAAG GTGTTTTCACGACCAAGATTGACTCAGAGCAAGGGAAAGTGACTGTCTCAGGGAGCGTAGATCCTTCTGTTCTCATCAAGAAGCTTGCCAAATCTGGTAAACATGCTGAACTCTGGGGAGCTCCAAAAGGTAACAACAATCCCAATCAGTCCCAACTGCCGGATCAGTTTAAGGGGATGCAGATTGACAATAAGAAaggcggtggcggtggcggcggaaacaataataacaacaagAAAGGTCCGAAGgccggcggaggaggaggaggaggcggcggTGGAGGTAACAGTAATGCGCCTAAGATGAGTCAGCAACTGAATCCACAACAGATGCAGCAGCTTCAACAGCTTCAGAAGCTGAAAGGGTTTCAAGATCTGAAGCTTCCTCCTCAGTTAAAAGGCTCTGTTCCTATGAACAAGAACCAAAACCAGAAAGGAGTCAAGTTTGATGTTcctgaggatgatgatgatgacgatgatttTAGTGACGAGTTTGATGATGAGtttactgatgatgatgaggacgaCGAGTTcgatgatgagtttgatgatCTCCCTCCTCTGTCTAATAAGATGAAGCCTAATGCTCAGCAGATGATGCCTAATGCTCAGCAGATGATGATGAACGCTCAGAAGAACGCTAATCTTGGCGGTGGTCCCGCTAAAAACGGCGGTAAGGGCGCTCCCGGCGGCGGAGGTGGTGGTAAGGGTGGTCCCGGTGGCGGCGGTGGAAATCAAAACCAAGGCGGAGGAAAGAACGGTGGTAAAaacggcggtggtggtggacaTCCACAAGACGGTAAAAACGGTGGCGGCGGTGGTCCAAACGGCGGAAAGAAAGGTAACGGCGGAGGTGGACCCATGGCTGGGGGACCTCCGGGCGGTTTCCGTCCcatgggaggaggaggagcaccACCGAACATGAGCATGTCTATGGGAGGACCAATGGGTATGGGTGGTTCGATGGGAAATATACCGGCGGTTCAGGGATTACCAGCGACCGGTCCAGGCGGTGTACCAGCCGGTTATTTCCAAGGGGTCGGGTCAGATCCGatgcaacagcaacaacaacaacaacagcaataTTTAGCAGCTGTTATGAACCAGCAACGAGCTATGGGGAACGAACGGTTCCAACCAATGATGTACGCACGTCCACCACCGGCAGTTAACTATATGCCGCCAAACCCGCACCAATATCCGAATCCACATCCGTACCCGTACCCGTATCCATATCCACCACCTTACGGGAATGATCAATACTCTCACGCCTTTAGCGACGAGAACACATCAAGCTGCGATATTATGTGA
- the LOC104744778 gene encoding probable E3 ubiquitin-protein ligase LUL4, whose translation MGISFSNNNNRRRDTNNNRRLLHHNHPPPPYYYLDPPPPPPPSFPPHYDYNYNLSQPLPPQPQINSCSYGHYHYYPQPPQYFTTAQPNWWGGPMTRPSYYGPPQPQTQTQPIPPPYVEQQNAKKVRNDVNVHRGTVRLEVDDLVPGHLLVSFVFDALFDGSFTITFFAKEEQNCTFVPQFPEVYSPARFHFQKGPGQKFLQPTGTGTDLSFFALDDLSKPLQEDVYPLVISAETVISPNPISEQSSVHKQVTQAVLEKGNDGFYKVKVVKQILWIEGVRYELRELYGSTTEGAASGLEDSGSGKECVICMTENKDTAVLPCRHLCMCSDCAKELRLQSNNCPICRQPIEELLEIKMNSSDEQH comes from the exons ATGGGAATCTCCtttagcaacaacaacaacagaagaCGAGACACCAACAACAACCGCCGTCTCCTCCACCACAACCATCCTCCGCCGCCTTACTATTACCtcgatcctcctcctcctcctccaccgtcATTCCCACCGCATTATGACTACAATTACAATCTCTCTCAACCTCTACCGCCACAGCCACAGATCAACTCTTGTTCCTACGGCCATTACCATTACTACCCTCAACCTCCTCAGTATTTCACCACCGCTCAGCCCAATTGGTGGGGTGGTCCGATGACGAGACCGTCGTATTACGGTCCTCCTCAGCCTCAAACTCAAACGCAACCAATCCCACCGCCGTATGTGGAGCAACAGAACGCCAAGAAAGTGAGAAACGACGTCAATGTGCATAGAGGTACGGTGAGACTCGAGGTGGACGATCTCGTCCCTGGTCACCTTCTAGTCTCCTTCGTCTTCGATGCCCTTTTCGACGGCAG TTTCACTATCACCTTCTTTGCTAAAGAGGAACAAAACTGCACATTTGTCCCGCAGTTTCCAGAGGTTTATTCACCAGCAAGATTCCATTTTCAGAAAGGTCCTGGACAGAAGTTTCTGCAGCCTACAGGGACAGGAACCGACCTCAGCTTCTTTGCTCTTGATGATCTGTCAAAACCCTTACAAGAAGATGTGTATCCGCTTGTGATATCAGCTGAGACTGTAATCTCTCCAAATCCAATCTCAGAGCAATCATCAGTTCATAAGCAAGTCACTCAAGCGGTTCTCGAGAAGGGTAACGATGGATTTTACAAAGTGAAAGTCGTAAAGCAGATTCTTTGGATTGAAGGAGTTCGATATGAACTCCGCGAGTTGTATGGCTCGACCACTGAAGGTGCAGCCTCGGGATTAGAGGACAGTGGTTCGGGTAAAGAATGTGTGATCTGTATGACTGAGAATAAGGACACGGCTGTGCTGCCTTGCAGACATTTG TGCATGTGTAGCGACTGCGCGAAAGAATTGAGGCTTCAGTCGAACAACTGTCCGATTTGTCGACAACCCATTGAAGAGCTCTTAGAGATCAAAATGAACAGTAGTGATGAACaacactag
- the LOC104744779 gene encoding uncharacterized protein LOC104744779: MDMMKTSKMKFTKEMIESIKDKLPRLSFLLLFLRQCYGGCGDRTHLLPCPIATASTRFWNLSDRPVELQIRVGSILKRVHTLKPGRSKRLGHSSIYRAYVDDQEERRWLYYDETCLPYVWVHETGTDLSKMVKQQYVSLEDLRDYSEIRVYKDLQRGCVSVEKRDRASALC, encoded by the coding sequence GAGTCTATCAAAGACAAGCTCCCACGGCTtagtttcctcctcctcttcctccgacAATGTTACGGTGGTTGTGGCGACCGGACCCATCTACTCCCTTGCCCCATTGCCACTGCCTCCACCCGCTTTTGGAACCTCTCCGACCGTCCCGTGGAGCTCCAGATTCGGGTCGGTTCCATCCTAAAACGGGTCCACACTCTCAAACCCGGCCGTTCCAAGAGGCTAGGACACAGTAGCATCTATAGAGCTTACGTGGATGACCAGGAAGAACGTAGATGGTTGTACTACGACGAAACGTGTCTACCGTACGTATGGGTGCACGAGACCGGTACGGACTTGTCGAAGATGGTGAAGCAACAGTACGTGAGTCTTGAGGATCTGAGGGATTACTcagagattagggtttataaGGATTTACAGAGAGGTTGTGTCTCAGTTGAGAAAAGAGACAGAGCTTCTGCTTTGTGTTGA